The Pygocentrus nattereri isolate fPygNat1 chromosome 17, fPygNat1.pri, whole genome shotgun sequence genome window below encodes:
- the lhx1a gene encoding LIM/homeobox protein Lhx1 yields MVHCAGCERPILDRFLLNVLDRAWHIKCVQCCECKCNLTEKCFSREGKLYCKNDFFRRFGTKCAGCAQGISPNDLVRRARSKVFHLNCFTCMMCNKQLSTGEELYIIDENKFVCKDDYLSNTNVKDTNLLSVTACSDPSLSPDSQDPLQDDVKDSEIAALSDKEAPSNEADDQNLGGKRRGPRTTIKAKQLETLKAAFAATPKPTRHIREQLAQETGLNMRVIQVWFQNRRSKERRMKQLSALGARRHVFFRSPRRMRTLVDRLEPGELLPNGGPFSYYGDYQSEYYGPGGNYDFFPQGPPSSQAQTPVDLPFVPSSGPTGTPLGGMDHPIPGHHPSSEVQRFSDIVSHHPGDSPSPEPGIPGPLHSMSSDVFGPSPSFTSLSLNGSGYSNHLSHPPSEMNEATVW; encoded by the exons ATGGTCCACTGCGCGGGCTGCGAGAGGCCGATACTGGACAGGTTCCTGCTGAACGTGCTGGACAGAGCGTGGCACATCAAGTGTGTGCAGTGCTGCGAGTGTAAATGCAACCTAACGGAGAAATGCTTCTCGAGGGAGGGAAAGCTCTACTGCAAAAACGACTTCTTTAG GCGCTTCGGCACTAAGTGTGCGGGCTGTGCTCAGGGCATCTCCCCCAACGACCTGGTGCGGAGGGCGCGGAGCAAAGTGTTCCACCTCAACTGCTTCACCTGCATGATGTGCAACAAGCAGCTGTCCACAGGGGAGGAGCTCTACATCATCGACGAGAACAAGTTCGTGTGCAAAGACGATTATTTAAGCAACACCAACGTGAAGGACACCAACCTGCTCTCTG tAACAGCCTGCAGTGACCCCAGTTTATCGCCGGACTCGCAGGATCCTCTGCAGGACGATGTGAAAGACTCTGAGATCGCCGCTCTGTCTGATAAAGAGGCTCCTAGTAACGAGGCTGATGATCAGAATCTGGGCGGGAAGCGACGCGGCCCGCGCACCACCATCAAGGCCAAACAGCTGGAGACTCTCAAAGCAGCGTTTGCTGCCACGCCCAAACCCACGCGCCACATCCGGGAACAGCTGGCGCAGGAGACCGGCCTTAACATGAGGGTCATACAG GTGTGGTTCCAGAACCGGCGCTCCAAAGAGCGGCGCATGAAGCAGCTGAGCGCACTGGGCGCGCGGAGACACGTGTTTTTCCGCAGCCCGAGGCGGATGCGCACGCTGGTGGACCGGCTGGAGCCCGGAGAGCTGCTGCCCAACGGCGGACCCTTCTCCTACTACGGAG ATTATCAGAGTGAGTACTATGGACCTGGAGGGAACTATGACTTCTTTCCTCAGGGCCCGCCATCCTCGCAGGCCCAGACCCCAGTGGACCTCCCCTTTGTCCCATCGTCGGGACCGACTGGAACCCCTCTAGGGGGCATGGACCATCCCATCCCTGGACACCATCCGTCCAGTGAAGTACAGCGCTTTTCAGACATCGTGTCCCACCACCCGGGGGACTCGCCCAGCCCGGAGCCCGGCATCCCAGGACCTCTGCACAGTATGTCCTCTGACGTGTTTGGCCCCAGCCCCTCTTTTACCTCACTGTCCCTCAATGGAAGCGGATACAGCAACCACCTCTCCCACCCCCCGTCGGAAATGAACGAGGCCACAGTCTGGTAG